Genomic DNA from Telopea speciosissima isolate NSW1024214 ecotype Mountain lineage chromosome 2, Tspe_v1, whole genome shotgun sequence:
AACCCAATTCTCTCCCTCCTTCAAACATCCAAAAAAGCTTCAGAGATCCTCCAAATCCAAGCCCAGCTGACCACCACCAACCTCATCTCCGACACTTTCGCTGCAAGCCGATTGATAATCTCATTAACTTCAGGCGCTCTAAGCATGAATTATGCAGAGCTCGTATTCTCTCAAATTGAGTATCCCAGCACTTTCATTTGGAATACCATGATCAGAGGCTATATTGAAAGTTCGAATCCTTGTCGTGCTTTCCATTTCTATTGTCGGATGCAAAGGAAAAACGTGTTAGGAGATAACCACACGTACCCATATGTTCTTAAGGCTTGTGGGTTGATGTTGGGTCTAAATGAAGGGAGGGAGATCCATGGGGAGGTTTTGAAGAGAGGGTTTGCTTCTGATTTGTTTGTGAGGAATGCTTTGATCAGTATGTATTGTAGGTGTGGTGATATAGTTTGTGGTCGGACATTGTTTGATGGGTTTCAAGATAGGGATTTAGTTTCTTGGAATTCGATGATTGGTGGGTATGTGAGGTCTGGAGAGATGGGTGAGGCTCAGAAAATGTTCGATGAAATGCCGGAGAGAGATGTGTTTGCTTGGGCCATGATGATTGATGGGTATGGGAAGAAACTTGGTGATCTTAGTCGTGGTCGTGAACTTTTTGATAGAATGCCTGACAGAGATGTGGCATGCTGGAATTCAATGATAGATGGGTATCTGAACCATGGAAAAATGGTTGCTGCTCGTGAACTATTTGAAGAGATGCCCAAGAAGAATGTGATCACTTGGAGCATTATGATTGATGGCTATGCCAGGTTTGGGAACACGAAGGAAGCGTTGAATCTCTTTAATCATATGCTTCACTATGGAACAAAACCGGATAAAATTTGTACCATGGGCGCGATATCGGCTTGTGCTCAATTGGGTGCACTTGATCAAGGGAGATGGATACATACCTACAtacagaaaaacaaaattatattgGACATCATTGTTCAAACTGCTCTGTTGGATATGTACGTGAAATGCGGGAGCCTGGAGGAGGCACGCACAATGTTCAATAGCATGCCTGAAAGGAATATTATTTCTTGGAATGTTATGATTGCAGGACTTGGGATTTATGGCTTTGGAATTGAAGCTGTTGAGTTATTTGCTCAAATGGAGATGCAAGGAATGCCAATGGATGATTTGATCTTCTTGAGTGTTTTAACTGCCTGCAGTCATGCAGGCTTAGTAACTAAAGGTTTGGATAACTTCAAGAAGATGACCAGTGTTTATGGTATCAAGCCTAAGCTTGAGCACTATGGGTGCTTAGTAGATCTTCTTGGTCGTGCAGGACAATTAGATGAAGCGAAAAATGTCATACAGTCTATGCCCATGAAGCCAAATTCGGCCTTGTGGGGATCTCTTCTTGCAGCTTGCAAAACTTATCAAAATGTGCCTCTTGCGGAAGTCTCAGTAGGGAAACTAGTGGAGCTCAAGGCAGATGACTGTGGGGTGTATGTTATCTTATCGAACATCTATGCTGAAGAG
This window encodes:
- the LOC122651754 gene encoding pentatricopeptide repeat-containing protein At3g29230-like, coding for MTHSPFSKLVLKNPILSLLQTSKKASEILQIQAQLTTTNLISDTFAASRLIISLTSGALSMNYAELVFSQIEYPSTFIWNTMIRGYIESSNPCRAFHFYCRMQRKNVLGDNHTYPYVLKACGLMLGLNEGREIHGEVLKRGFASDLFVRNALISMYCRCGDIVCGRTLFDGFQDRDLVSWNSMIGGYVRSGEMGEAQKMFDEMPERDVFAWAMMIDGYGKKLGDLSRGRELFDRMPDRDVACWNSMIDGYLNHGKMVAARELFEEMPKKNVITWSIMIDGYARFGNTKEALNLFNHMLHYGTKPDKICTMGAISACAQLGALDQGRWIHTYIQKNKIILDIIVQTALLDMYVKCGSLEEARTMFNSMPERNIISWNVMIAGLGIYGFGIEAVELFAQMEMQGMPMDDLIFLSVLTACSHAGLVTKGLDNFKKMTSVYGIKPKLEHYGCLVDLLGRAGQLDEAKNVIQSMPMKPNSALWGSLLAACKTYQNVPLAEVSVGKLVELKADDCGVYVILSNIYAEEGMWEHVLKVRKLMSYRGIKKEAGRSVIEVDGEVEEFVNGKRSHSLSEEIDLVIRSLSMMIISVG